A single region of the Acidithiobacillus acidisediminis genome encodes:
- a CDS encoding putative bifunctional diguanylate cyclase/phosphodiesterase — protein MAPDQQNPLPDVDPLHKRSVLRYLAWGVLFLFLIGATLLISTQWQRQLTERVSQRQNLAAQESLQRMSYLLSIMLQIHGRNLIPFVVAGKENWPAQLPAYSEIHPYVQQLHCSSFQAPQPFSLSGCRPGKGLPSLSCRLGIPKARADGDLHIPLQLQDKAMGHSCSAILRFDGLSSRQGILLSLYAGAKALATWQNGYWGPAAPAPQGWLVSSQKVQGTPLQMRVYWQHQLDADAEEVLWRQRLGTGILLLLETILAGVSLLWLIRHDMDRRFRWVQEQLRAQMIRDTVPKELFQSLVALSVHVLRAHGAYIAEPDPLRKSLRITASCDVRQEVRDSLQQLPLSLDESLAPWGQLFPTLAFHRRARTDRHSPHVSGAWAQVCGEYPALRGLREVIVWPVLASSDQDPVAVFSLEIRRWQRRLFHRPLIERWDQILHDLQLHLQAQQRQTEKQQLLHFDVLTGLATRRHFLTLAEEQLQRNEPCWLGILDLDYFNEMNTIYGDQQTDQCLAAIGAQIQSTLPKEALLGRIGGDEFAILLCETKGAPATASPQIAAAINAAGRKMLGSNLGCSLGWAHFPSDDNEIGKLFHHASEALAQAKINGRNGWQLYAGAVCERAQRRLHVHHHFAAALQNGEIRFYLQGKGDLESRQITGVELLARWIDQDRHKLSPGKFMPYVEENPRLIRLLGRHALREAQRLRDKTLDLGLGHWSISVNIGARHFLAPEFLNDLQEVCPDGRGLVLELTETAQALGRGSARPIMERCHELGYQLSMDDFGTGYSSLLSVARLPFDELKLDQSFIRQFRSDIGSFSIAGAARLLSQLTHIRLLAEGIETPGELRLWQQLGGRYIQGYILAPPLPENAFFTWHDQLMPALLHTKAPVPLQDLDWLWELMQNHQESKRRRSK, from the coding sequence ATGGCTCCTGACCAGCAGAATCCGCTCCCTGATGTCGATCCGCTGCACAAACGGAGTGTTTTACGTTACTTGGCCTGGGGCGTTCTGTTCCTCTTCCTGATCGGCGCGACTCTGCTCATCAGCACGCAGTGGCAGCGACAGTTGACGGAGCGAGTCAGCCAACGGCAGAACCTGGCAGCACAGGAGAGTCTGCAACGCATGAGTTATCTGCTCAGCATCATGCTGCAGATCCATGGCCGCAACCTGATTCCCTTTGTCGTTGCGGGCAAGGAGAATTGGCCAGCACAGTTGCCGGCGTACAGCGAAATTCATCCCTATGTGCAACAACTGCATTGCTCCAGCTTTCAGGCTCCCCAGCCTTTTTCGCTCTCTGGATGTCGCCCTGGCAAAGGCCTGCCCAGTCTGAGTTGCCGCCTCGGGATTCCCAAGGCCCGCGCCGATGGCGACTTACATATTCCGCTGCAGCTCCAGGACAAGGCCATGGGCCATTCCTGTTCTGCCATTCTGCGTTTCGACGGCCTGAGTAGCCGGCAAGGCATCCTCCTTTCCCTCTATGCCGGAGCAAAAGCGCTGGCAACTTGGCAAAATGGCTACTGGGGGCCAGCGGCGCCAGCACCGCAAGGTTGGCTCGTCAGTAGCCAGAAAGTGCAGGGAACCCCCCTGCAAATGCGGGTCTACTGGCAACACCAGCTGGATGCAGATGCCGAAGAGGTGCTTTGGCGCCAACGTTTGGGCACCGGCATCCTGCTGCTCTTAGAAACCATTCTTGCGGGTGTATCCCTGCTCTGGCTGATTCGCCATGACATGGACCGACGTTTTCGCTGGGTGCAGGAACAACTGCGCGCCCAGATGATTAGGGACACCGTACCGAAAGAACTGTTTCAGTCTCTGGTTGCACTCAGCGTGCATGTCTTGCGGGCGCATGGGGCCTATATTGCCGAACCCGATCCGCTGCGAAAATCCCTGCGCATTACGGCCAGTTGCGATGTGCGCCAGGAAGTCCGCGATAGCTTGCAGCAACTGCCCCTGAGCCTGGATGAAAGCCTCGCGCCCTGGGGTCAACTCTTTCCCACCCTGGCCTTCCATCGCCGGGCGCGGACCGACCGCCACAGCCCCCATGTCTCCGGAGCTTGGGCGCAGGTCTGCGGCGAATATCCGGCCCTGCGCGGCCTCCGAGAGGTCATTGTCTGGCCGGTATTGGCATCCAGCGATCAAGACCCCGTAGCGGTATTCAGCCTCGAGATTCGCCGTTGGCAAAGACGACTCTTCCATCGTCCGTTGATTGAGCGCTGGGATCAGATTCTGCACGATCTGCAACTGCACCTGCAGGCCCAGCAAAGACAAACGGAAAAACAGCAACTGCTGCACTTCGATGTCCTGACCGGCCTGGCCACGCGCAGGCATTTTCTCACCCTTGCCGAAGAACAATTGCAACGCAACGAACCCTGCTGGCTCGGGATTCTCGATCTCGATTATTTCAACGAAATGAATACCATCTATGGCGACCAGCAGACGGATCAATGCCTGGCCGCAATCGGCGCGCAGATCCAATCGACATTACCCAAGGAGGCCCTGCTGGGGCGCATTGGTGGCGATGAGTTCGCCATCTTGCTCTGCGAAACGAAGGGCGCACCGGCTACGGCCAGTCCACAGATCGCTGCCGCGATCAATGCGGCTGGCAGGAAGATGCTCGGCAGCAATCTCGGTTGCTCCCTGGGTTGGGCACATTTTCCCAGTGACGACAATGAGATTGGCAAACTATTCCACCATGCCAGCGAGGCCTTGGCGCAAGCCAAGATCAACGGCCGCAACGGCTGGCAACTCTATGCTGGTGCAGTGTGTGAGCGGGCACAACGGCGCCTGCATGTGCATCATCATTTCGCGGCGGCGCTGCAGAATGGCGAAATCCGCTTTTACCTGCAAGGGAAGGGAGATCTGGAAAGCCGGCAAATCACCGGCGTGGAATTGCTGGCGCGCTGGATCGATCAGGACCGGCACAAGCTCAGCCCGGGCAAGTTCATGCCCTATGTGGAAGAAAACCCGCGCCTCATTCGTCTGTTGGGGCGCCACGCCCTCCGCGAGGCCCAACGCCTGCGAGACAAGACCCTAGACCTTGGATTAGGACATTGGTCGATCTCGGTGAATATTGGTGCGCGACACTTTCTTGCCCCCGAATTTCTAAATGACCTACAGGAAGTCTGCCCCGACGGTCGCGGACTGGTATTGGAGCTGACGGAAACGGCGCAGGCGCTGGGTCGAGGCTCGGCGCGTCCCATCATGGAGCGCTGTCACGAGCTTGGATACCAGCTCTCCATGGATGACTTTGGTACCGGCTATTCCTCCTTGCTTTCCGTGGCCCGCCTGCCCTTCGACGAACTGAAGCTCGACCAAAGCTTCATTCGCCAGTTCCGCTCCGACATCGGTAGTTTCAGCATCGCTGGCGCGGCACGCCTTCTCAGTCAGTTGACTCATATTCGTTTACTCGCAGAAGGCATCGAAACACCAGGAGAACTGCGCTTGTGGCAACAATTAGGCGGGCGCTACATCCAGGGCTACATTCTAGCTCCCCCACTTCCAGAAAATGCGTTCTTCACTTGGCATGACCAGCTGATGCCCGCGCTTCTGCACACTAAGGCGCCGGTTCCACTACAAGATTTGGATTGGCTCTGGGAATTGATGCAGAACCATCAGGAAAGCAAGCGCCGCCGCAGCAAGTAG
- a CDS encoding ABC transporter permease, which produces MDWLLPGWGAFALLRRNLLVWRKLLLPSLLGNFVDPLLYLLALGYGLGHFVGQMQGMPYITFIASGIVASSAMNTATFEGLYSAYTRMAVQNTYLSILATPLQIGDIVAGELLWCAVKGAISALAIILVASLFSAIDWRWQVLLALPVILLTGFSFGAIALLFTALSRSYDFFMYYFTLAVTPMFLFCGVFYPLHTLPAFAQEIAAILPLTHAVALLRPLLTGQTPGQVLLHVLVLSAYAVLGYLLAAYLLRRRLLS; this is translated from the coding sequence ATGGATTGGCTCCTGCCGGGTTGGGGTGCGTTTGCTTTGCTACGCCGCAATCTCTTGGTGTGGCGCAAGCTGCTCTTGCCCAGCCTGTTGGGGAACTTTGTCGATCCGCTGCTCTATCTGCTCGCCCTGGGCTATGGACTTGGCCACTTTGTCGGCCAGATGCAGGGCATGCCCTATATCACTTTCATTGCCTCGGGTATTGTCGCTAGCTCGGCGATGAATACAGCCACCTTTGAGGGGCTCTATTCCGCCTACACACGCATGGCGGTGCAGAATACCTACCTGTCGATCTTGGCGACACCCCTGCAGATCGGCGATATCGTCGCCGGGGAACTCCTCTGGTGCGCGGTCAAGGGGGCCATCAGTGCCTTGGCGATCATTCTGGTGGCAAGCCTGTTCAGCGCCATCGACTGGCGTTGGCAGGTACTCTTGGCCTTGCCGGTCATCCTCTTGACGGGGTTCAGCTTTGGCGCCATCGCCTTGCTCTTTACCGCCCTGTCGCGCAGTTACGATTTTTTTATGTATTACTTTACCCTGGCGGTTACGCCGATGTTCCTCTTCTGTGGCGTCTTTTATCCCCTACATACCCTACCCGCCTTCGCCCAGGAGATTGCCGCCATCTTGCCCCTGACCCATGCCGTGGCCCTGTTGCGGCCACTGCTCACTGGCCAAACGCCGGGGCAGGTGCTGCTGCATGTCCTGGTGCTCTCGGCCTATGCCGTGCTGGGGTACCTCCTCGCCGCCTACTTGCTGCGGCGGCGCTTGCTTTCCTGA
- a CDS encoding ATP-binding cassette domain-containing protein, producing the protein MPSLRLELDEVVKGYHGQPVLRGLSFAVGVGECYALLGPNGAGKSTSVRCIQRLTPIDAGSIRLDGRALTDWPAAGHGRIGVVPQSDQLDPDFSVEENLWIYGRYFRLPAAEIRRRSKDLLAFMALEDFARRPIQALSGGMRRRLSVARALIHQPQLLLLDEPTTGLDPQARHLLWQRLRELQRTGVTLLLTTHYLDEAERLADRVGILEQGRICAEDSPAQLIQTHIPGEVLELRRRDGARPDPENWHQGRVAAAERAGDTLLLYDPDLDPVRAHFAADPNYQLLQRPATLEDVFLRLTGRELREAEG; encoded by the coding sequence GTGCCTTCTCTCCGGCTTGAACTCGACGAGGTCGTCAAAGGATATCACGGCCAGCCGGTCCTGCGTGGCCTGAGCTTTGCCGTTGGTGTGGGTGAGTGCTATGCCTTGCTTGGTCCCAATGGCGCGGGCAAGAGTACCTCGGTGCGCTGTATCCAGCGCCTGACCCCGATCGATGCCGGCAGCATCCGCCTCGATGGCCGCGCACTGACGGATTGGCCTGCCGCCGGGCATGGGCGCATTGGGGTGGTGCCGCAAAGCGATCAACTCGACCCGGATTTCAGTGTCGAGGAAAATCTCTGGATCTATGGGCGCTATTTTCGTCTGCCAGCGGCAGAGATTCGGCGCCGGAGCAAGGATCTGTTGGCCTTCATGGCCTTGGAGGACTTTGCCCGCCGGCCCATCCAGGCCCTCTCGGGCGGGATGCGCCGACGCCTCTCCGTGGCGCGTGCCCTGATCCACCAGCCGCAGCTGCTCCTGCTGGACGAACCGACCACCGGCCTCGATCCGCAGGCGCGGCATCTGCTCTGGCAGCGTCTGCGGGAATTGCAGCGCACCGGGGTTACCCTGTTGCTGACCACCCATTACCTCGACGAGGCGGAACGCCTGGCCGATCGCGTGGGCATTCTGGAACAGGGCCGAATTTGCGCCGAGGACTCCCCGGCGCAGTTGATCCAAACCCATATCCCCGGGGAGGTTCTGGAGCTGCGCCGGCGGGATGGTGCCCGCCCTGATCCAGAAAACTGGCACCAGGGACGGGTGGCCGCCGCGGAACGTGCGGGTGACACGCTCTTGCTCTACGACCCCGATCTCGATCCCGTGCGGGCGCATTTTGCTGCAGATCCGAATTATCAGTTGCTCCAGCGTCCTGCCACGCTGGAGGATGTCTTTCTTCGCCTCACCGGGCGGGAACTGCGAGAAGCGGAGGGCTGA
- a CDS encoding alpha/beta hydrolase — protein sequence MLPIDRSHLYDGQELALECVGEAVEIPGPEGMLEGLTACPERETRGIVAVILHPHPLYGGTLNNKVVHYLSRTCNLLGIPSLRFNFRGVGKSAGHYDAGRGEVDDCLAVLDWVAGRRPGFPIWLAGFSFGAYVAYQVASRDRRVERLLTVAPPVNLFDFSSPPMPSCPWTVVQGEKDELVPAQEVRAWLQGLERQPERIELPADHFFHGKLNLLQDALLDAYRTQLGDENRDAQPCRAFSPA from the coding sequence ATGCTGCCGATCGACCGCAGTCATCTCTATGATGGTCAGGAGCTGGCCCTCGAATGTGTCGGAGAAGCGGTAGAGATCCCCGGCCCAGAGGGGATGCTGGAAGGCCTGACCGCCTGCCCGGAAAGGGAGACGCGCGGGATCGTCGCGGTGATTCTGCATCCGCACCCACTCTACGGTGGCACCCTCAATAACAAAGTGGTGCACTATCTCAGTCGCACCTGCAATTTGCTCGGCATTCCCTCCCTGCGCTTCAATTTCCGCGGGGTGGGCAAGAGTGCCGGGCACTATGATGCTGGACGGGGTGAGGTGGACGACTGTCTGGCGGTTCTCGACTGGGTAGCGGGGCGGCGCCCCGGTTTTCCCATCTGGCTTGCCGGCTTTTCCTTTGGCGCCTACGTCGCCTATCAGGTGGCGAGCCGAGACCGTCGCGTCGAGCGCTTGCTGACGGTGGCACCGCCGGTGAATCTCTTTGATTTTTCTTCTCCACCCATGCCGAGCTGTCCCTGGACCGTCGTCCAGGGGGAGAAGGACGAACTGGTCCCCGCACAGGAGGTGCGCGCTTGGCTACAGGGCCTGGAGCGGCAACCGGAACGGATCGAACTTCCGGCAGACCATTTTTTTCACGGCAAATTGAATTTGCTGCAAGATGCCCTGCTGGACGCCTATCGGACGCAGTTGGGCGACGAGAATCGCGACGCTCAGCCCTGCCGTGCCTTCTCTCCGGCTTGA
- a CDS encoding (2Fe-2S) ferredoxin domain-containing protein, with translation MSFYQRHLFLCLNRRENGEQACNNAGLAEEVFHVAKKHAKALGIHGEGQVRINRAGCLGRCSEGPVAVVYPDAVWYTYIDAEDVKEIVESHLRDGKPVERLRI, from the coding sequence ATGAGTTTTTACCAACGCCATCTCTTCCTCTGTCTCAATCGTCGAGAAAACGGAGAGCAGGCCTGCAACAATGCAGGATTGGCGGAAGAAGTCTTTCATGTGGCCAAAAAACACGCCAAGGCCCTGGGCATCCATGGGGAAGGACAGGTGCGGATCAATCGCGCCGGTTGTCTCGGCCGCTGCAGCGAAGGACCGGTAGCCGTCGTCTATCCCGATGCGGTCTGGTACACCTACATCGATGCCGAAGACGTAAAAGAAATCGTCGAGTCGCACCTGCGTGACGGCAAGCCGGTGGAGCGGCTGCGCATCTGA
- the coq7 gene encoding 2-polyprenyl-3-methyl-6-methoxy-1,4-benzoquinone monooxygenase has product MDFLDHAILSVDNALRTLSGQSRGSGRPNPAAEEPDSLLRPWARRRAGRMMRVNHAGEVMAQALYTGQEAGSKDAELRAALRRARSEEEDHLRWCEERLQELHSRPSLLGPFWYATAWGMGFAAARRGRGSNLGLVVAVENLVEEHLKEHLQDLPLEDERSRRILEKMESDEVGHAEKAEELGAEPLPLPLRLAMQGLSKVMTRGALWI; this is encoded by the coding sequence ATGGATTTTCTCGATCACGCAATTCTTTCCGTCGACAATGCCCTGCGCACCCTGAGTGGGCAGAGCCGCGGCAGTGGGCGTCCCAATCCCGCGGCAGAGGAGCCAGATTCGCTATTGCGCCCCTGGGCGCGACGCCGCGCTGGCCGCATGATGCGTGTCAACCATGCCGGCGAGGTCATGGCCCAGGCCCTCTACACCGGACAGGAAGCGGGCAGCAAGGATGCAGAGCTACGCGCCGCATTGCGGCGTGCCCGCAGCGAGGAGGAAGATCATCTACGCTGGTGCGAAGAGCGTCTACAGGAACTGCATAGCCGTCCCAGCCTGCTCGGCCCCTTCTGGTATGCCACTGCTTGGGGCATGGGCTTCGCGGCCGCGCGTCGTGGGCGAGGCAGCAATCTGGGCTTGGTGGTCGCGGTCGAGAACCTGGTCGAGGAACATCTCAAAGAGCATCTGCAAGACCTGCCCCTAGAGGACGAGCGCAGCCGGCGCATTCTCGAAAAAATGGAGAGCGATGAAGTGGGACATGCCGAAAAGGCCGAGGAGCTGGGCGCAGAACCCTTGCCACTACCACTGCGGCTGGCCATGCAAGGACTTTCGAAAGTGATGACTCGGGGTGCCCTGTGGATCTAG
- a CDS encoding RrF2 family transcriptional regulator: MLLSKTSEYALQALIYLATQPPGQLVLSGEIWEYLKDPDDPRVPPRQYLAKILQDLSKSGILESRKGRGGGFVLAPGAEDKNILDVVEIVERKPLGQGCVLGLKKCEDATACPVHYAWKPLKAEVIDLLSQQTIGSMAAAVRAGKYRIHLPGGNVLRVKTSV; encoded by the coding sequence ATGCTTCTCAGCAAGACCAGCGAATATGCCCTGCAGGCCCTGATCTATCTGGCGACGCAGCCGCCCGGCCAGCTCGTGCTCAGCGGCGAGATCTGGGAATATCTCAAGGATCCCGATGATCCGCGCGTGCCGCCGCGCCAGTACCTGGCAAAAATCCTGCAGGATCTGAGCAAAAGCGGCATCCTCGAATCCCGCAAGGGGCGCGGTGGTGGCTTTGTGCTGGCGCCGGGGGCGGAAGACAAAAATATCCTGGATGTGGTGGAGATCGTTGAGCGGAAACCCTTGGGGCAAGGTTGCGTGCTCGGCCTGAAGAAGTGCGAGGACGCCACCGCTTGCCCGGTACACTACGCTTGGAAGCCCCTCAAGGCCGAAGTGATCGACTTATTGAGTCAGCAGACCATTGGCAGCATGGCGGCCGCAGTGCGGGCCGGCAAATACCGCATTCACCTTCCGGGTGGCAACGTTTTGCGCGTCAAGACCAGCGTCTAG
- a CDS encoding OsmC family protein — protein sequence MQAKVEWTGPGGMAFLAHADSGHALVMDAAPDIGGHNLGARPMEMILMGLGGCSSIDVVMILQKSRQDVRSCRVEIQAERAAEDPKVFTEIHLQFFLEGKNLDPRRVAHAIQLSAEKYCSVSIMLGKTAQITHDYTITTVD from the coding sequence ATGCAAGCGAAGGTAGAATGGACCGGGCCCGGAGGGATGGCCTTTCTCGCCCACGCTGATAGTGGACATGCCCTCGTGATGGATGCCGCGCCGGATATCGGTGGCCATAATCTGGGTGCACGACCCATGGAGATGATCCTCATGGGGCTGGGGGGGTGTTCCAGCATCGATGTGGTGATGATCCTGCAGAAATCGCGGCAGGATGTTCGCTCCTGTCGGGTAGAGATCCAGGCGGAGCGGGCAGCGGAGGATCCGAAAGTTTTTACCGAAATTCATCTGCAATTTTTTCTGGAAGGCAAAAACCTCGATCCGCGTCGGGTCGCGCATGCCATCCAGCTCTCTGCTGAAAAATATTGCTCGGTGAGCATCATGCTCGGCAAAACGGCGCAAATCACCCACGACTATACCATTACGACGGTGGACTGA
- the trpC gene encoding indole-3-glycerol phosphate synthase TrpC — MEDILQKILAEKRRELVERQKRLAFSELQSAARFAAPVRDFAQALQERVAVGQAAVIAEIKKASPSAGVIRADFNPVEIARDYSTHGAVCLSVLTDEAFFQGSDSYLTAARAACSLPVLRKDFILDPYQVWEARAIGADAILLIVAALSDAQMAELEACALELGMSVLVESHDAAELERALRLRTPLIGINNRDLRRFDTDIQRSIELLPQVPAERLMISESGIRRPADVQTLRTAGIHAFLVGEGLMRAPRPGLALQELFAA, encoded by the coding sequence GGCCTTCAGTGAACTGCAATCGGCGGCACGTTTTGCTGCCCCCGTGCGCGATTTTGCCCAAGCCCTGCAGGAGCGGGTGGCCGTTGGCCAGGCGGCCGTCATCGCGGAAATCAAAAAGGCCTCACCCTCGGCGGGGGTGATTCGCGCCGATTTCAACCCGGTCGAGATCGCCCGCGACTACAGCACCCACGGCGCGGTTTGCCTGTCCGTGCTGACCGATGAGGCCTTTTTTCAGGGCAGTGACAGCTACCTGACGGCGGCACGAGCCGCCTGCTCGCTCCCGGTGTTGCGCAAGGATTTCATTCTCGATCCCTATCAAGTCTGGGAGGCACGCGCCATTGGCGCCGATGCCATCTTGCTGATCGTCGCCGCCCTTAGCGATGCCCAGATGGCTGAACTGGAGGCCTGTGCCCTGGAGCTCGGCATGAGCGTCCTAGTCGAATCCCACGACGCCGCGGAACTAGAGCGCGCCCTGCGCCTGCGCACCCCGCTGATTGGGATCAACAACCGCGATCTGCGCCGTTTTGATACCGATATCCAGCGCAGCATTGAGCTCTTGCCGCAGGTGCCAGCCGAGCGCCTAATGATCAGTGAAAGTGGCATCCGTCGGCCCGCCGATGTGCAGACCCTGCGCACGGCAGGGATCCATGCTTTTTTGGTGGGGGAGGGTTTGATGCGCGCGCCGCGCCCGGGTCTTGCTTTGCAAGAGCTTTTTGCTGCGTGA